In Aedes albopictus strain Foshan chromosome 3, AalbF5, whole genome shotgun sequence, the following are encoded in one genomic region:
- the LOC109425025 gene encoding uncharacterized protein LOC109425025, with protein MTGRRRSLGAIRAALAILLTWVTLCNGHGRLIEPPSRASAWRYGFSTPPNYNDHELYCGGFNRQWQKNDGKCGECGDAYDAPKPRPHEYGGKWGQGVIVRRYRPGSVITLRVELTASHMGYFEFRICDNVKAQQECLDQHPLKILSGTPSIPHPNDLETRFYPRNGSRIYEMKAELPQSFQCTNCVIQWKYIAGNNWGMCPDGNGAVGCGPQEEFRACADVSVGDTNDNGNRTPLRPGYRPTPTRVPAVTPDQGASGAAGNDTSVDEEMPTGVKYMGPLVAILSLFLVLCGFAALYIYHYHGGRIKALMRWNRDKNQKMAAHVGESAPSFTEPTSPPVPPPRTKRISHQIRDIEADESSVLTGSTKPSVLMAKMTPASNVDSSQPVGKN; from the exons ATGACGGGGCGACGACGGTCGCTGGGAGCTATTCGGGCGGCTCTGGCGATACTGTTGACCTGGGTCACTCTGTGCAATGGCCACGGGAGACTTATAGAGCCACCGAGTCGAGCATCGGCCTGGAGATATGGATTTTCTACGCCTCCGAATTACAACGATCATGAGCTGTACTGCGGTGGATTCAACCGGCAGTGGCAGAAGAACGATGGCAAGTGCGGCGAGTGCGGAGATGCCTACGATGCCCCGAAACCGAGACCGCACGAGTACGGTGGCAAATGGGGCCAGGGAGTGATTGTGAGACGGTATAGGCCTGGATCGGTGATTACCCTGAGGGTAGAGTTGACGGCTAGTCACATGGG ATACTTCGAGTTCCGAATTTGCGACAACGTAAAAGCCCAGCAGGAATGTCTAGACCAGCATCCGTTGAAGATTCTCAGTGGTACACCGAGCATTCCGCACCCGAACGATTTGGAAACTCGATTCTATCCTCGCAACGGCAGTCGAATCTACGAAATGAAGGCCGAACTTCCTCAAA GCTTCCAGTGCACCAACTGTGTCATCCAGTGGAAATACATCGCCGGTAATAACTGGGGCATGTGTCCGGACGGTAACGGGGCGGTCGGTTGTGGACCCCAAGAAGAATTCCGAGCCTGTGCGGACGTATCCGTAGGTGATACCAACGACAACGGCAATCGCACTCCGCTTCGACCAGGATACCGCCCAACACCAACCCGAGTGCCAGCAGTCACACCGGACCAGGGCGCCAGCGGAGCAGCCGGCAACGATACCAGCGTGGACGAAGAGATGCCAACGGGAGTCAAATATATGGGACCACTGGTCGCCATATTGTCGCTTTTTCTGGTCCTATGTGGATTTGCTGCACTCTATATTTATCACTATCATGGGGGGCGGATAAAGGCTCTGATGCGTTGGAACCGGGACAAGAACCAGAAGATGGCGGCACATGTTGGGGAGAGCGCACCAAGCTTTACCGAGCCCACCAGCCCTCCTGTACCACCACCAAGAACCAAAAGGATCTCGCATCAAATTCGTGATATCGAAGCCGACGAATCGAGCGTACTGACCGGCAGCACCAAGCCATCGGTGTTGATGGCCAAGATGACGCCAGCCTCAAACGTGGATAGCAGCCAACCCGTTGGGAAGAATTAA